The following are encoded together in the Sparus aurata chromosome 1, fSpaAur1.1, whole genome shotgun sequence genome:
- the sp2 gene encoding transcription factor Sp2 isoform X2 produces MSEQQDSMATTVAVSPSEYLQPSTASTQDAQPSPLALLAATCSKIGPPAAQAPVTSPPAQPQPRRLLPIKPAPIAPAPPKNLGFLSAKGNVIQLPAGLGSTAPGSPIVLTIQQSPARTNTAAPANIQYQVVPQIQGAQTIQVMPQGGQIQLIPGTNQAIITTPMTVPAPAAAATPITPQKTVAIKPSPKLRKQNNSAANMVQLPSGLTLPLNVATGEVGGTQIITETAAAPPTPGKGRRGRKKKVVLAAPPPPQQAASPPPEQMETILIEAGDNIIQAGNNLLIVQSPGQPAVVQQVQLVQSKPESQMVQIPQQALKVVQAASATLPPVPQRQSMPSSLQVAQTDSTPTQILFKTAAGEWQSVQLQDSVSTTTTPTTSVVTTTTSPPAGAKRALAGGRKERTLAKIAPAGGMIALNTSQLSSAAQAVQTISINGVQVQGVPVTITNAGGQQHLTVQTMQGGGLQLATTQGQQAIQVDQTLTLELPGQPGEKKRRMACTCPNCKDADKRPGEVGKRKHICHVPGCEKTFRKTSLLRAHVRLHTGERPFVCNWVFCGKRFTRSDELQRHARTHTGDKRFECSQCQKRFMRSDHLTKHYKTHINTKNL; encoded by the exons aACAACAGGACAGTATGGCCACCACTGTTGCTGTCAGTCCCAGTGAATACCTCCAGCCTTCCACCGCTTCCACACAA gacGCCCAGCCGTCTCCTCTGGCCCTCTTGGCCGCCACCTGTAGTAAAATCggccctcctgctgctcaggctCCTGTCACCTCTCCTCCAGCACAGCCGCAGCCCCGCAGGCTCCTCCCCATAAAGCCGGCGCCAATCGCCCCCGCTCCACCCAAAAACCTGGGGTTCCTTTCAGCCAAGGGCAATGTGATTCAGCTCCCTGCCGGCCTGGGCTCCACGGCGCCTGGCAGTCCGATCGTGCTCAccatccagcagagcccggccCGCACCAACACCGCGGCCCCCGCCAACATCCAGTACCAGGTGGTGCCGCAGATCCAGGGGGCCCAGACGATCCAGGTGATGCCACAGGGAGGTCAGATCCAGCTCATCCCCGGCACCAACCAGGCCATCATCACCACTCCCATGACTGTCCCGGcccccgccgccgccgccaccccGATCACACCGCAGAAGACTGTAGCCATCAAACCCTCCCCAAAGTTACGCAAGCAAAACAACTCTGCTGCAAACATGGTGCAGCTGCCCAGCGGGCTCACGCTGCCGCTCAATGTGGCGACCGGAGAGGTGGGCGGGACTCAAATCATCACAGAGACGGCAGCTGCACCTCCCACTCCAGGAAAGGGGCGacgagggaggaagaaaaaagtagTTCTAgcagctccgcctcctccccAGCAGGCTGCGTCTCCACCCCCAGAGCAGATGGAGACCATCCTGATCGAGGCTGGTGACAACATCATACAG GCAGGTAACAACCTGCTGATCGTACAGAGCCCCGGGCAGCCGGCTGTGGTGCAGCAGGTCCAGCTGGTCCAGTCCAAACCGGAGTCTCAGATGGTTCAGATCCCCCAGCAGGCCTTGAAGGTGGTGCAGGCCGCCTCCGCCACGCTTCCACCCGTCCCACAGAGACAGTCGATGCCCTCGAGCCTGCAGGTCGCTCAGACCGACTCGACACCGACGCAG ATCCTCTTCAAAACAGCGGCGGGCGAGTGGCAGTCTGTTCAGCTCCAGGACTCGGTATCCACGACAACGACACCCACCACCTCGGTcgtcaccaccaccacctcgcCACCGGCCGGCGCGAAGAGGGCGCTCGCGGGGGGAAGGAAGGAGCGGACTCTGGCGAAAATTGCTCCGGCGGGGGGGATGATAGCGCTGAACACGTCGCAGCTCTCCTCGGCAGCTCAGGCGGTTCAGACGATCAGCATCAACGGGGTCCAAGTCCAGGGAGTTCCTGTCACCATCACCAACGCAGGGG gcCAGCAGCACCTCACGGTCCAGACGATGCAGGGCGGAGGGCTCCAGCTGGCAACAACGCAGGGCCAGCAGGCCATCCAGGTAGACCAGACCCTCACCCTGGAGCTGCCCGGCCAGCCAGGAGAGAAGAAGCGACGGATGGCCTGCACCTGCCCCAACTGTAAAGACGCAGACAAAAG GCCCGGGGAGGTGGGGAAGAGGAAGCACATCTGTCACGTCCCCGGCTGCGAGAAGACGTTCAGGAAAACGTCGCTGCTCAGAGCTCACGTCCGGCTGCACACCGGCGAGAGGCCGTTCGTCTGCAACTGGGTTTTCTGCGGGAAACGTTTCACACGCAGCGACGAGCTGCAGCGACACGCCAGGACGCACACAG GAGACAAGCGCTTCGAGTGCAGCCAGTGTCAGAAGCGCTTCATGAGGAGCGACCACCTGACGAAGCATTACAAGACTCACATAAACACCAAGAACCTGTGA
- the sp2 gene encoding transcription factor Sp2 isoform X1 has translation MATTVAVSPSEYLQPSTASTQDAQPSPLALLAATCSKIGPPAAQAPVTSPPAQPQPRRLLPIKPAPIAPAPPKNLGFLSAKGNVIQLPAGLGSTAPGSPIVLTIQQSPARTNTAAPANIQYQVVPQIQGAQTIQVMPQGGQIQLIPGTNQAIITTPMTVPAPAAAATPITPQKTVAIKPSPKLRKQNNSAANMVQLPSGLTLPLNVATGEVGGTQIITETAAAPPTPGKGRRGRKKKVVLAAPPPPQQAASPPPEQMETILIEAGDNIIQAGNNLLIVQSPGQPAVVQQVQLVQSKPESQMVQIPQQALKVVQAASATLPPVPQRQSMPSSLQVAQTDSTPTQILFKTAAGEWQSVQLQDSVSTTTTPTTSVVTTTTSPPAGAKRALAGGRKERTLAKIAPAGGMIALNTSQLSSAAQAVQTISINGVQVQGVPVTITNAGGQQHLTVQTMQGGGLQLATTQGQQAIQVDQTLTLELPGQPGEKKRRMACTCPNCKDADKRPGEVGKRKHICHVPGCEKTFRKTSLLRAHVRLHTGERPFVCNWVFCGKRFTRSDELQRHARTHTGDKRFECSQCQKRFMRSDHLTKHYKTHINTKNL, from the exons ATGGCCACCACTGTTGCTGTCAGTCCCAGTGAATACCTCCAGCCTTCCACCGCTTCCACACAA gacGCCCAGCCGTCTCCTCTGGCCCTCTTGGCCGCCACCTGTAGTAAAATCggccctcctgctgctcaggctCCTGTCACCTCTCCTCCAGCACAGCCGCAGCCCCGCAGGCTCCTCCCCATAAAGCCGGCGCCAATCGCCCCCGCTCCACCCAAAAACCTGGGGTTCCTTTCAGCCAAGGGCAATGTGATTCAGCTCCCTGCCGGCCTGGGCTCCACGGCGCCTGGCAGTCCGATCGTGCTCAccatccagcagagcccggccCGCACCAACACCGCGGCCCCCGCCAACATCCAGTACCAGGTGGTGCCGCAGATCCAGGGGGCCCAGACGATCCAGGTGATGCCACAGGGAGGTCAGATCCAGCTCATCCCCGGCACCAACCAGGCCATCATCACCACTCCCATGACTGTCCCGGcccccgccgccgccgccaccccGATCACACCGCAGAAGACTGTAGCCATCAAACCCTCCCCAAAGTTACGCAAGCAAAACAACTCTGCTGCAAACATGGTGCAGCTGCCCAGCGGGCTCACGCTGCCGCTCAATGTGGCGACCGGAGAGGTGGGCGGGACTCAAATCATCACAGAGACGGCAGCTGCACCTCCCACTCCAGGAAAGGGGCGacgagggaggaagaaaaaagtagTTCTAgcagctccgcctcctccccAGCAGGCTGCGTCTCCACCCCCAGAGCAGATGGAGACCATCCTGATCGAGGCTGGTGACAACATCATACAG GCAGGTAACAACCTGCTGATCGTACAGAGCCCCGGGCAGCCGGCTGTGGTGCAGCAGGTCCAGCTGGTCCAGTCCAAACCGGAGTCTCAGATGGTTCAGATCCCCCAGCAGGCCTTGAAGGTGGTGCAGGCCGCCTCCGCCACGCTTCCACCCGTCCCACAGAGACAGTCGATGCCCTCGAGCCTGCAGGTCGCTCAGACCGACTCGACACCGACGCAG ATCCTCTTCAAAACAGCGGCGGGCGAGTGGCAGTCTGTTCAGCTCCAGGACTCGGTATCCACGACAACGACACCCACCACCTCGGTcgtcaccaccaccacctcgcCACCGGCCGGCGCGAAGAGGGCGCTCGCGGGGGGAAGGAAGGAGCGGACTCTGGCGAAAATTGCTCCGGCGGGGGGGATGATAGCGCTGAACACGTCGCAGCTCTCCTCGGCAGCTCAGGCGGTTCAGACGATCAGCATCAACGGGGTCCAAGTCCAGGGAGTTCCTGTCACCATCACCAACGCAGGGG gcCAGCAGCACCTCACGGTCCAGACGATGCAGGGCGGAGGGCTCCAGCTGGCAACAACGCAGGGCCAGCAGGCCATCCAGGTAGACCAGACCCTCACCCTGGAGCTGCCCGGCCAGCCAGGAGAGAAGAAGCGACGGATGGCCTGCACCTGCCCCAACTGTAAAGACGCAGACAAAAG GCCCGGGGAGGTGGGGAAGAGGAAGCACATCTGTCACGTCCCCGGCTGCGAGAAGACGTTCAGGAAAACGTCGCTGCTCAGAGCTCACGTCCGGCTGCACACCGGCGAGAGGCCGTTCGTCTGCAACTGGGTTTTCTGCGGGAAACGTTTCACACGCAGCGACGAGCTGCAGCGACACGCCAGGACGCACACAG GAGACAAGCGCTTCGAGTGCAGCCAGTGTCAGAAGCGCTTCATGAGGAGCGACCACCTGACGAAGCATTACAAGACTCACATAAACACCAAGAACCTGTGA